The Haloplanus sp. CK5-1 genome contains a region encoding:
- the aroC gene encoding chorismate synthase yields the protein MNGNRFGRLFQLTTYGESHGDAMGVVVSGCPAGVELSEADIQRDLDRRKPGQSMITTSRGEPDEVRIQSGLQDGYTTGTPLGMVIENKDAQSGKYEPFVTAPRPSHGDFTYSAKFGTRNWGGGGRSSARETVNWVAAGAVAKRVLEASDHEVRIKAHVSQIGDVEAPPVTFEEMLEHSEENEVRCAHPETAEEMREVADDYQTAGDSIGGAIYFECRGVPRGLGAPRFDGVPARLAKAMYSIPAVNDFEYGIGRDARTTTGSEYNEDWEFDESGDPTPVGNDHGGIQGGITTGQPIYGEVTWHPPVSIPKSQRTVDWETGQEEEIQVVGRHDPVLPPRAVPVVEAMLYCTVLDFMLLGGRINPDRVDGRSGEYDTDYHPRSPDNVDS from the coding sequence ATGAACGGTAACCGATTCGGTCGTCTGTTCCAACTGACGACCTACGGCGAGAGCCACGGCGACGCGATGGGGGTCGTCGTCTCGGGCTGTCCCGCCGGGGTGGAACTCTCGGAGGCGGACATCCAGCGCGACCTGGACCGGCGCAAGCCCGGCCAGTCGATGATCACGACCAGTCGCGGCGAACCCGACGAGGTGCGCATCCAGAGCGGCCTCCAGGACGGCTACACCACCGGGACGCCGCTGGGGATGGTCATCGAGAACAAGGACGCCCAGTCGGGCAAGTACGAACCGTTCGTCACCGCACCGCGGCCGAGCCACGGCGACTTCACCTACTCCGCGAAGTTCGGCACGCGCAACTGGGGCGGGGGCGGGCGGTCGTCGGCCCGCGAGACGGTGAACTGGGTCGCCGCCGGCGCCGTCGCCAAGCGGGTACTGGAGGCCTCGGACCACGAGGTGCGGATCAAGGCCCACGTCAGTCAGATCGGTGACGTCGAGGCCCCGCCGGTGACGTTCGAGGAGATGCTGGAACACAGCGAGGAAAACGAGGTACGGTGTGCCCACCCGGAGACGGCCGAGGAGATGCGCGAGGTGGCGGACGACTACCAGACGGCCGGCGACTCCATCGGCGGGGCCATCTACTTCGAGTGTCGGGGCGTCCCGCGGGGACTCGGCGCGCCGCGGTTCGACGGCGTCCCCGCTCGACTCGCGAAGGCGATGTACTCGATCCCGGCGGTCAACGACTTCGAGTACGGCATCGGCCGCGACGCCCGGACGACGACCGGGAGCGAGTACAACGAGGACTGGGAGTTCGACGAGTCGGGCGACCCGACGCCGGTCGGAAACGACCACGGCGGGATCCAAGGCGGGATCACCACCGGCCAGCCGATCTACGGCGAGGTGACGTGGCATCCCCCGGTGTCGATACCGAAGTCCCAGCGGACCGTGGACTGGGAGACGGGCCAAGAAGAGGAGATCCAAGTCGTCGGTCGGCACGATCCCGTGTTGCCGCCGCGGGCGGTGCCCGTCGTCGAGGCGATGCTCTACTGTACCGTCCTCGACTTCATGCTCCTGGGCGGCCGGATCAATCCCGACCGGGTCGACGGCCGGTCGGGCGAGTACGACACCGACTACCACCCCCGGAGCCCGGACAACGTCGACTCGTAG
- the aroA gene encoding 3-phosphoshikimate 1-carboxyvinyltransferase has translation MDVDIDRSQVGGRARAPPSKSYTHRAILAAGYSDGAVVADPLVSADTRATMRAVEAFGGTVERDGRRLRVEGFDGRPDVPDDVIDCANSGTTMRIVTACAALGDGLTVLTGDASLRSRPQGPLLDAVGGLDGRAESTRDNGQAPLVVGGGVDGGTVSIPGDVSSQYVTALLMAGAVTDEGIDVTLETALKSAPYVDITIEVLDDFGIEATETDSGYRVPGGQRYDRAEPYPVPGDFSSMSYLLAAGAVAAGDGGEVVVEGARPSAQGDSAIVDVLDRMGADVSWDREAGEITVRRSALSGVAVDVGDTPDLLPTLAVLGAVADGETRLDNCEHVRYKETDRVSAMATELETLGAEVTEERDTLTIHGGDSSLRGATVAGHDDHRIVMALSIAGLVAEGTTTVEGADHVDVSFPGFFDVLYDLGAEVEEYER, from the coding sequence ATGGACGTGGACATCGACCGATCGCAGGTCGGCGGTCGGGCACGGGCACCCCCGTCGAAGAGCTACACACACCGGGCGATCCTCGCAGCGGGCTACAGCGACGGCGCGGTCGTCGCCGACCCACTGGTGAGCGCGGATACGCGCGCGACGATGCGAGCGGTCGAGGCGTTCGGGGGAACCGTCGAACGGGACGGCCGCCGGCTTCGGGTCGAGGGGTTCGACGGCCGTCCCGACGTTCCGGACGACGTGATCGACTGTGCAAACAGCGGCACGACGATGCGCATCGTAACCGCGTGCGCGGCGCTCGGAGACGGGCTGACGGTGTTGACCGGCGACGCGTCACTCCGGTCGCGCCCACAGGGACCGCTACTCGACGCGGTCGGGGGACTCGACGGGCGCGCGGAGAGCACACGCGACAACGGGCAGGCACCCCTCGTGGTCGGTGGCGGCGTCGACGGCGGGACGGTGTCGATCCCGGGTGACGTCTCCTCGCAGTACGTCACCGCGCTACTGATGGCGGGTGCCGTGACCGACGAGGGGATCGACGTGACCCTGGAGACGGCGCTGAAGTCGGCACCCTACGTCGACATCACGATCGAGGTCCTCGACGACTTCGGGATCGAGGCGACCGAGACGGATTCGGGCTATCGCGTTCCGGGCGGGCAACGCTACGACCGGGCGGAGCCGTACCCGGTGCCCGGCGACTTCTCGTCGATGTCGTACCTACTGGCGGCGGGGGCGGTGGCCGCCGGGGACGGCGGCGAGGTTGTCGTCGAGGGAGCCCGGCCGAGCGCACAGGGCGACAGCGCCATCGTCGACGTGCTGGATCGGATGGGCGCGGACGTGTCGTGGGACCGGGAGGCGGGCGAGATAACGGTCCGGCGGAGCGCCCTGTCGGGGGTCGCGGTCGACGTCGGGGATACGCCCGACCTGTTGCCGACCCTCGCGGTCCTGGGAGCGGTCGCCGACGGCGAGACGCGACTCGACAACTGCGAACACGTCCGCTACAAGGAGACCGACCGCGTGAGCGCGATGGCGACGGAACTGGAGACACTGGGGGCCGAAGTGACCGAAGAGCGGGACACGCTGACGATCCACGGTGGCGACTCGTCTCTTCGAGGGGCGACCGTCGCCGGACACGACGACCATCGGATCGTGATGGCACTGTCGATCGCTGGTCTGGTCGCCGAGGGGACGACGACCGTCGAGGGCGCCGACCACGTCGACGTCTCCTTCCCGGGGTTCTTCGACGTGCTTTATGACCTCGGAGCCGAAGTGGAGGAGTATGAACGGTAA
- a CDS encoding bile acid:sodium symporter, with the protein MIAVERRRGNGRGSRGSPVVPPDTRPTTPTDRRQGRLGAGTESGSTEASTPGSDSARSLANDASNPPRPRTKRRTRRRRGGDGTLASAGRHRRGAHAPHRRLPRVHLPRGRRPSLASGVPIRAVAVGLAVSYVVLPVAAFALAPTLPATEHRVGLFVVSAVPITAGSSIVWTRLSDGDAELAALVAVVSIVLSPIIAPPVLSALVGSTVALSPVSVVSSLLLIVGGGVALRVVSRTALSRRPNSISVRVPLSPSSCTRASPASTPDGRRRGCHAWR; encoded by the coding sequence GTGATTGCTGTCGAGCGACGACGTGGAAACGGCCGGGGGAGTCGGGGATCACCGGTCGTCCCGCCGGACACCCGCCCGACCACACCCACGGATCGACGGCAGGGACGGCTCGGTGCCGGGACGGAGTCGGGGTCGACGGAAGCGTCGACGCCGGGGTCGGACTCGGCACGGTCCCTCGCCAATGACGCTTCGAACCCTCCTCGACCGCGGACAAAACGTCGCACTCGTCGTCGTCGCGGCGGCGATGGGACTCTGGCTTCCGCGGGTCGCCATCGTCGAGGCGCTCACGCTCCCCATCGTCGCCTTCCTCGTGTACATCTCCCTCGAGGACGTCGACCCTCGCTCGCCTCTGGGGTCCCGATTCGCGCCGTCGCGGTCGGACTCGCCGTCTCGTACGTGGTGCTCCCGGTGGCTGCGTTCGCCCTCGCCCCCACCCTGCCGGCGACGGAGCACCGGGTCGGGCTGTTCGTCGTCAGCGCCGTTCCGATCACGGCGGGTAGTTCGATCGTGTGGACGAGACTCTCGGACGGCGACGCCGAACTCGCCGCCCTCGTCGCGGTCGTGTCGATCGTCCTCTCGCCGATCATCGCGCCGCCGGTGCTGTCGGCGCTGGTCGGGTCCACCGTGGCGTTGTCCCCCGTCTCGGTGGTTTCGAGCCTCCTGCTCATCGTCGGAGGGGGTGTGGCCCTGCGGGTGGTGTCCCGGACGGCGCTCTCTCGGCGTCCCAACTCGATCTCGGTGCGCGTGCCTCTATCGCCGTCCTCGTGTACGCGAGCGTCGCCGGCGTCGACACCGGACGGGCGACGACGGGGCTGCCACGCCTGGCGCTGA
- a CDS encoding NAD(P)-dependent glycerol-1-phosphate dehydrogenase: MFDKSTWIKLPRNVVVGHGVLDDLGDVIGDLAVLGRPLVVTSPTPNRLVGDRVRAQLGDDPATVAVETAGFGAVERVVETAEAEEVTYLVGLGGGKPIDIAKMAADRLGLGFVSVPTAASHDGIVSGRSSIPEGDTRHSVAADPPLAVVADTEVLAAAPWELTTAGCADIVSNYTAVADWKLAHRLQNVHYSEYAGALSRMTAELLVESADSIKQGLEESAWVVVKALVSSGVAMSIAGSSRPASGAEHLFSHRLDRIAPDRAFHGHQVGVGSILVAYLHEGEEGTWRNIRDALATIGAPTTADDLGFDDETVIEALTTAHRIRDRYTILGSGISDAAAREAAVTTGVI; the protein is encoded by the coding sequence ATGTTCGACAAGTCGACGTGGATCAAGCTCCCGCGAAACGTCGTCGTGGGTCACGGCGTCCTCGACGACCTCGGCGACGTGATCGGTGACCTCGCCGTCCTCGGTCGGCCGTTGGTCGTCACCAGTCCGACGCCGAACCGACTCGTCGGCGACCGCGTCCGCGCTCAACTCGGCGACGACCCCGCGACGGTCGCCGTCGAGACGGCCGGATTCGGCGCGGTCGAGCGTGTCGTCGAGACGGCCGAGGCCGAGGAGGTCACCTACCTCGTCGGTCTCGGTGGTGGCAAACCCATCGACATCGCGAAGATGGCCGCCGACCGACTCGGTCTCGGGTTCGTCTCCGTCCCCACCGCCGCCAGCCACGACGGCATCGTCAGCGGCCGGTCGTCGATCCCCGAGGGCGATACCCGCCACAGCGTCGCCGCCGACCCGCCCCTCGCCGTCGTCGCCGACACCGAGGTACTCGCGGCCGCCCCTTGGGAACTGACGACAGCCGGCTGTGCCGACATCGTCTCCAACTACACCGCCGTCGCCGACTGGAAACTCGCACACCGCCTCCAGAACGTCCACTACTCCGAGTACGCGGGTGCACTCTCCCGGATGACCGCCGAACTCCTCGTCGAGAGTGCCGACTCGATCAAACAGGGGTTGGAGGAGTCGGCCTGGGTGGTAGTGAAAGCCCTGGTCTCCTCGGGCGTCGCCATGTCCATCGCGGGGTCGTCACGCCCCGCGAGCGGGGCCGAACACCTCTTCTCTCATCGCCTCGACCGCATCGCCCCCGACCGCGCGTTCCACGGCCACCAGGTCGGTGTCGGGTCGATCCTCGTCGCCTACCTTCACGAGGGTGAGGAGGGGACGTGGCGGAACATCCGCGACGCTCTGGCTACCATCGGCGCGCCGACGACCGCCGACGACCTCGGCTTCGACGACGAGACGGTGATCGAGGCCCTGACGACCGCTCACCGCATCCGCGACCGGTACACCATCCTCGGGAGCGGGATCAGCGACGCCGCCGCCCGCGAAGCCGCCGTCACGACCGGCGTCATATAA
- a CDS encoding DUF420 domain-containing protein codes for MATASASGPIKDHPAVVTALLSVVGYTLVVGTFLGVVPASVFPDLSLWQVNRLSDAIAVVNTVATLTLVAGWRWIRRDEVKRHAAAMSSAFGLILLFLVLYLTKIGGGGTKEFVGPQLAYYAYLAMLAIHIVLSVVSVPVVLYALVLGLTHTPAELRETAHARVGKVAAASWILSLSLGVVTYLLLNHVYAWEFVEAAVVSVPVGA; via the coding sequence ATGGCAACGGCCAGCGCCAGCGGCCCGATCAAGGATCACCCTGCCGTCGTCACCGCCCTCCTCTCGGTCGTGGGCTACACGCTCGTCGTGGGAACCTTTCTCGGCGTCGTCCCCGCGTCGGTCTTCCCCGACCTCTCGCTGTGGCAGGTGAACCGCCTCTCTGACGCCATCGCGGTCGTCAACACCGTCGCGACCCTCACCCTGGTCGCGGGGTGGCGGTGGATCCGACGCGACGAGGTGAAACGACACGCCGCAGCCATGTCCTCAGCTTTCGGCCTCATCCTCCTCTTTCTCGTCCTCTACCTGACGAAGATCGGTGGCGGCGGCACAAAGGAGTTCGTCGGGCCACAACTCGCCTACTACGCCTACCTCGCGATGCTCGCGATCCACATCGTCCTCTCGGTCGTCTCGGTCCCGGTCGTCCTCTACGCCCTCGTTCTGGGACTGACCCACACGCCGGCCGAGCTCCGGGAGACCGCCCACGCCCGCGTCGGCAAGGTTGCCGCGGCCTCGTGGATACTCTCGCTGTCGCTCGGCGTCGTCACCTACCTCCTCCTCAACCACGTCTACGCGTGGGAGTTCGTCGAGGCGGCGGTCGTCTCGGTCCCGGTCGGCGCGTGA
- a CDS encoding universal stress protein, protein MYDDILVPTDGSDAALAALDHALSIADRFDATVHALYVVETDPIGHSAPALDRDSVREALQDEGERAVAAVEERSAERGVASTGDVIEGVPETAILDYVDEGGIDLIAMGTHGRDGLDRYLVGSVTERVIRRTHVPVVVVREEVT, encoded by the coding sequence ATGTACGACGACATCCTGGTTCCGACCGACGGGAGCGACGCCGCACTGGCGGCTCTCGACCACGCGCTGTCGATCGCCGACCGCTTCGACGCGACGGTCCACGCCCTCTACGTCGTCGAGACCGACCCGATCGGGCACAGCGCACCGGCGCTCGACCGGGACTCGGTCCGCGAGGCACTCCAAGACGAGGGCGAGCGAGCGGTCGCGGCCGTCGAGGAGCGATCGGCCGAGCGCGGCGTCGCGTCGACCGGCGACGTGATCGAGGGGGTTCCCGAGACCGCCATCCTCGACTACGTCGACGAGGGCGGGATCGACCTGATCGCGATGGGGACCCACGGCCGGGACGGGCTGGATCGCTACTTGGTCGGCAGCGTCACCGAGCGGGTGATTCGCCGAACTCACGTCCCCGTCGTCGTCGTGCGCGAGGAAGTGACGTAG
- a CDS encoding glycosyltransferase — protein sequence MRVAFVTMTTAHHVDDWYGRRVRSVAERLADRGHDVVCCCAQWWDGDHPSFESEGVTYRRVTDERTPRAFVAKLPFVLNGVRPEVIHVATNPPLAVPAARAAARFRRTPVVAEWWDSPDRADDEEVWERSWAVRSPNAVVVPSRTVETTVREYGATPDDVSVIPDGIDMAAIRDAPVDTRADLVYARPLDAHANVEEFLLALAELRDRDWRAAIIGDGPARSDAERTASDLRIDDRVEFLGALPPAEQVPILKGAHVFAQTATWEPFATGLLRGLACGCVGLVEYQSASAAHELVEGDPRGSLVTGPVELADEIVAAADLARWSIDEEYDDYDHEAVLSQYVDRYERAIEDYGFF from the coding sequence GTGCGCGTCGCCTTCGTGACGATGACGACGGCCCACCACGTCGACGACTGGTACGGCCGTCGCGTGCGCTCGGTCGCCGAACGACTGGCCGACCGCGGTCACGACGTCGTCTGTTGCTGTGCGCAGTGGTGGGACGGCGACCACCCGTCCTTCGAGTCCGAGGGAGTCACCTACCGTCGGGTGACCGACGAGCGGACGCCGCGGGCGTTCGTCGCGAAACTCCCCTTCGTCCTCAACGGCGTCCGTCCGGAGGTGATCCACGTCGCCACCAACCCACCGCTCGCGGTGCCGGCGGCGCGGGCCGCCGCCCGCTTCCGCCGGACACCTGTCGTCGCGGAGTGGTGGGACTCCCCCGACCGGGCCGACGACGAGGAGGTGTGGGAGCGGAGTTGGGCCGTCCGCTCCCCGAACGCCGTGGTGGTACCCTCCCGGACCGTCGAGACGACGGTCCGCGAGTACGGGGCCACCCCCGACGACGTCTCGGTGATCCCGGACGGCATCGACATGGCGGCCATCCGGGACGCGCCGGTCGACACTAGGGCGGATCTGGTGTACGCCCGCCCGCTCGACGCCCACGCAAACGTCGAGGAGTTCCTCCTCGCGCTCGCGGAACTCCGCGACCGGGACTGGCGCGCCGCGATCATCGGTGACGGCCCCGCGCGCTCGGACGCCGAACGGACCGCGAGTGACCTCCGCATCGACGACCGGGTCGAGTTCCTCGGAGCTCTCCCGCCCGCCGAACAGGTGCCGATCCTCAAGGGCGCACACGTGTTCGCCCAGACGGCCACGTGGGAGCCGTTCGCGACCGGACTCCTCCGGGGACTCGCCTGTGGCTGTGTGGGTCTCGTCGAGTACCAGTCCGCGTCGGCCGCCCACGAACTCGTCGAGGGCGACCCCCGCGGGTCGTTGGTGACCGGGCCGGTCGAACTCGCCGACGAAATCGTCGCCGCCGCCGACCTGGCGCGGTGGTCGATCGACGAGGAGTACGACGACTACGACCACGAGGCCGTCCTCTCACAGTACGTCGACCGTTACGAACGCGCCATCGAGGACTACGGCTTCTTCTGA
- a CDS encoding MTH865 family protein, with amino-acid sequence MSDDVAAELREQFRTAFEGADFPVTDQMDLVPALPDGPGTRFEAGDISFSAMELAANLDGHQEFPYESVDELVDDVMAALKAEGLLE; translated from the coding sequence ATGAGCGACGACGTGGCGGCCGAACTCCGCGAACAGTTCCGGACGGCCTTCGAAGGCGCCGACTTCCCCGTGACCGACCAGATGGACCTCGTCCCCGCGCTCCCCGACGGTCCAGGGACTCGGTTCGAGGCCGGTGACATCTCCTTCTCGGCGATGGAACTCGCAGCGAACCTCGACGGCCACCAGGAGTTCCCGTACGAGTCGGTCGACGAACTCGTCGACGACGTGATGGCGGCGCTGAAAGCGGAGGGGTTACTGGAGTAA
- a CDS encoding HEAT repeat domain-containing protein, whose product MVDDRPEADTAFLYELARESDTTELVAYLRRGSSPVVRRRAAEMLGDFAAETTRTDGETEEVIRALIQAVREDEDRSVRARAIDALYRHGPDTLERLVREMGEFDAEADSGTAERAMSRLLKEWLDADYPEFRMVAATALGRMGGKRSLSALVSATTDRSPRVRARAVQSCGRIGDERCIGPLRHRLDDDRRRVREEAVKALGAIGGEAALRSLAPVVTADEESLRRAAIEELGQFGSLEPVDLLVRALVDDTAPVQRAALLSLVQLFVDAPADRRQEVREAVADRLSDADTLTVIPHVIDMLDESRRTAVRRNAAWLLGRVADADDPDEDRRETVYDCLIDALGDPDDRTARLSADSLAELESEKLERRLQLLVHDEGVPSDVAERAEAVLDVVGGSLSGEVVTNAVDYTYVRDPSDYTASHDRDDDREP is encoded by the coding sequence ATGGTCGACGACCGACCCGAGGCGGATACGGCGTTTCTCTACGAACTCGCTCGCGAGTCGGATACGACGGAACTCGTCGCGTATCTCCGGCGGGGATCGAGTCCGGTTGTCAGGCGCCGCGCCGCGGAGATGCTGGGCGATTTCGCCGCGGAGACGACGCGAACCGACGGCGAGACCGAGGAAGTCATCCGCGCCCTCATCCAAGCGGTTCGGGAGGACGAGGACCGAAGCGTCCGTGCGCGGGCCATCGACGCTTTGTACCGACACGGCCCGGACACGCTCGAACGGCTCGTCCGCGAGATGGGCGAGTTCGACGCCGAGGCCGATTCTGGGACGGCGGAACGGGCGATGTCGCGACTCCTCAAGGAGTGGCTCGACGCCGACTACCCGGAGTTTCGGATGGTCGCGGCGACCGCCCTCGGACGAATGGGTGGGAAGCGGTCGCTGTCCGCGCTCGTATCGGCGACCACCGATCGCTCGCCGCGGGTGCGTGCCCGCGCCGTCCAGTCCTGCGGCCGGATCGGTGACGAACGGTGTATCGGACCGCTCCGACACCGCCTCGACGACGACAGGCGTCGCGTCCGCGAGGAGGCGGTGAAGGCTTTGGGTGCCATCGGCGGCGAGGCTGCGTTGCGGTCGCTCGCGCCCGTCGTCACGGCGGACGAGGAGTCGCTCCGCCGGGCCGCCATCGAGGAACTCGGCCAGTTCGGGAGCCTCGAGCCAGTCGATTTGTTGGTTCGGGCGCTGGTCGACGACACCGCGCCGGTACAGCGGGCGGCGCTCCTGTCGCTCGTCCAGTTGTTCGTCGACGCCCCGGCCGACCGGAGACAGGAGGTCCGTGAGGCCGTCGCCGACCGACTCTCGGACGCCGACACGCTGACCGTGATCCCCCACGTGATCGACATGCTCGACGAGAGCCGGCGGACGGCGGTGCGACGCAACGCCGCGTGGCTTCTGGGGCGGGTGGCAGACGCCGACGACCCGGACGAGGATCGACGCGAGACGGTGTACGACTGCCTGATCGACGCGCTCGGCGATCCGGACGACCGGACGGCCCGGCTCTCGGCCGACAGCCTGGCCGAACTCGAAAGCGAGAAGCTCGAACGACGGCTCCAGCTCCTCGTCCACGACGAGGGCGTCCCGTCGGACGTGGCCGAGCGTGCGGAGGCGGTGCTCGATGTGGTCGGGGGGAGCCTCTCGGGAGAGGTCGTGACCAACGCCGTCGATTACACGTACGTCCGCGACCCGTCGGATTACACGGCCAGTCACGACCGCGACGACGACCGAGAGCCGTGA
- a CDS encoding DUF7504 family protein produces MVYRFQCRQCPFTVWSTRRDAIADAAGTHILSHYRERVTKQDFRIRWSCPHCERSGQHHDGDAGIERFERHLFEHVESSVESGVHVADDIDRTGGVLVRAARGSTGLENARVHFLSPGEIVLFVTMAPAERIRLIDDTLQEWPTRTIILTTKPDPLGDVSDLDLSAASLEVVRLDSRLGLSEVGETISRVVGEYEDVGGKIATEFDILPELVEKFDLQTVFKFLHVLDTRLTRADALAHYHVDPRAQSQSTINVLGQAFDLSIAVDDRQFVAGPRSELG; encoded by the coding sequence ATGGTCTACCGGTTCCAGTGCCGGCAGTGTCCCTTCACCGTCTGGTCGACGAGACGAGACGCAATCGCCGACGCCGCCGGCACCCACATCCTCAGCCACTACCGTGAGCGAGTGACCAAACAGGATTTCCGGATCCGGTGGAGTTGCCCGCACTGTGAACGGAGCGGTCAACACCACGACGGCGACGCCGGGATCGAGCGCTTCGAGCGACACCTGTTCGAACACGTCGAGTCGTCCGTGGAGTCGGGCGTCCACGTCGCGGACGATATCGACCGAACCGGTGGCGTACTGGTCCGCGCCGCGCGTGGGAGCACCGGTCTCGAAAACGCCCGGGTCCACTTTCTCTCCCCCGGGGAGATCGTACTGTTCGTGACGATGGCCCCCGCCGAACGGATCCGGTTGATCGACGACACGCTCCAAGAGTGGCCGACACGGACGATCATCCTCACGACCAAACCGGACCCGCTCGGCGACGTCTCGGATCTCGATCTCTCGGCGGCGTCACTGGAGGTCGTCCGCCTCGACAGCCGACTCGGTCTCTCCGAGGTCGGCGAGACGATTTCGCGGGTCGTCGGCGAGTACGAAGACGTCGGCGGGAAGATCGCTACCGAGTTCGACATTCTCCCTGAACTCGTCGAGAAGTTCGACCTGCAAACGGTGTTCAAGTTTCTCCACGTACTCGATACGCGATTGACACGGGCCGACGCCCTTGCGCACTATCACGTCGACCCACGAGCACAGTCGCAGTCGACGATCAACGTCCTCGGGCAGGCGTTCGACCTCTCGATCGCGGTCGACGACCGGCAGTTCGTCGCCGGGCCACGGTCCGAACTCGGCTGA
- a CDS encoding S9 family peptidase has product MFDIERYLNVRSAHGASVGPDGDRIAFLMDTTGVPQVWTLDDPGGWPEQRTFFDDRVTFASWSPERPELIVGRDRGGDERETLYRLDAADGTITDLTRHPEAKHWFGGWDPDGDRFAFVSNRRDEAVFDVYVQDRDAVGDDAVRVHEGEGWLSVGGWSPDGDRLLVTESHSSFDQDVFALDVETGHRRHLTPHEGDVRHLSAEWGPDGENVYLVTDRDGDTLSLSRIDLATGDLSAVEADDPGSEDPLAAADWNVDGVALDQDSRRLAYSRNVDGYTDFRVAELVAPGRIDHFPSPDLPPSVAGGVSFAPDGDRLALTVTRSDDTANVYVVETTTGEVTRWTRASTAGIPRDSFVAPELVRYPSFDGLDVPAFFSLPATDTGHGETPVVVDVHGGPESQRRPSFRRVKQYLLSRGYAVFEPNVRGSTGYGKAYTHLDDVAKRMDAVADLKAGADWLRDHPAVDPDRIAVMGASYGGFMTLAALTEYPDVWAAGVDIVGIANFVTFLENTGDWRRELREAEYGSLDEDRELLESISPIHDVPDVEAPLFVLHGENDPRVPVSEARRIVAEAREAGVPVRELVFEDEGHGFTKLENRIDAYSAIADFLDDHLGD; this is encoded by the coding sequence ATGTTCGACATCGAACGCTACCTCAACGTTCGCAGCGCCCACGGTGCGTCCGTCGGTCCGGACGGCGACCGCATCGCCTTCCTGATGGACACGACGGGCGTCCCGCAGGTGTGGACACTCGACGACCCCGGCGGCTGGCCCGAACAGCGCACCTTCTTCGACGACCGTGTCACCTTCGCCTCGTGGTCGCCCGAGCGCCCCGAACTGATCGTCGGCCGTGACCGCGGCGGCGACGAACGCGAGACGCTCTACCGCCTCGACGCGGCCGACGGCACGATCACGGATCTGACCCGACACCCCGAAGCGAAACACTGGTTCGGCGGGTGGGACCCCGACGGCGACCGCTTCGCCTTCGTCTCGAACCGCCGCGACGAGGCCGTCTTCGACGTGTACGTCCAGGACCGCGACGCCGTCGGCGACGACGCAGTCCGCGTCCACGAGGGCGAGGGATGGCTCTCTGTCGGCGGGTGGAGCCCCGACGGTGACCGACTGCTCGTCACCGAGTCCCACTCCAGTTTCGACCAGGACGTGTTCGCCCTCGACGTCGAAACCGGCCACCGCCGCCACCTCACGCCCCACGAGGGCGACGTGCGCCACCTGAGCGCCGAGTGGGGGCCCGACGGCGAGAACGTCTACCTCGTCACCGACCGCGACGGCGACACCCTCTCGCTCTCGCGGATCGACCTCGCCACCGGCGACCTGTCGGCGGTCGAGGCGGACGACCCCGGTTCCGAGGACCCCCTCGCCGCCGCCGACTGGAACGTCGACGGCGTCGCACTCGATCAAGATTCCCGGCGCCTGGCCTACTCCCGCAACGTCGACGGCTACACCGACTTCCGGGTCGCCGAACTCGTCGCACCCGGGCGAATCGACCACTTCCCGTCGCCCGACCTCCCCCCGTCGGTCGCCGGCGGCGTGAGTTTCGCCCCCGACGGCGACCGCCTCGCCTTGACGGTCACCCGAAGCGACGACACCGCCAACGTCTACGTCGTCGAGACGACGACCGGCGAGGTGACCCGCTGGACCCGCGCCTCGACGGCTGGCATCCCCCGTGACTCCTTCGTCGCGCCCGAACTCGTCCGCTACCCCTCCTTCGACGGTCTCGACGTGCCCGCCTTCTTCTCGCTTCCCGCGACCGACACCGGACACGGCGAGACGCCCGTGGTCGTCGACGTCCACGGTGGCCCCGAGTCACAGCGCCGGCCCTCCTTCCGTCGGGTGAAGCAGTACCTCCTCTCGCGGGGCTACGCGGTGTTCGAACCCAACGTCCGGGGGTCGACCGGCTACGGGAAGGCCTACACCCACCTCGACGACGTCGCAAAGCGGATGGACGCTGTCGCCGACCTGAAGGCCGGTGCCGACTGGCTTCGCGACCACCCCGCCGTCGACCCCGACCGCATCGCGGTGATGGGCGCCTCCTACGGTGGGTTCATGACGCTCGCCGCCCTGACCGAGTACCCCGACGTCTGGGCGGCCGGCGTCGACATCGTCGGTATCGCGAACTTCGTCACCTTCCTCGAGAACACGGGCGACTGGCGGCGAGAGCTCCGTGAGGCCGAGTACGGGTCGCTCGACGAGGATCGCGAACTGCTCGAATCCATCAGCCCGATCCACGACGTCCCCGACGTCGAGGCACCGCTGTTCGTCCTCCACGGCGAGAACGACCCGCGCGTGCCCGTGAGCGAGGCCCGACGGATCGTCGCGGAGGCCCGCGAGGCCGGCGTCCCCGTCCGCGAACTCGTCTTCGAGGACGAGGGTCACGGCTTCACGAAACTCGAAAACAGGATCGACGCCTACTCCGCAATCGCCGACTTCCTCGACGACCACCTCGGGGACTGA